One Rhinopithecus roxellana isolate Shanxi Qingling chromosome 7, ASM756505v1, whole genome shotgun sequence DNA segment encodes these proteins:
- the F9 gene encoding coagulation factor IX, giving the protein MQRVNMIMAESPGLITICLLGYLLSAECTVFLDHENANKILNRPKRYNSGKLEEFVRGNLERECMEEKCNFEEAREVFENTEKTTEFWKQYVDGDQCESNPCLNGGSCKDGINSYECWCPFGFEGKNCELDVTCNIKNGRCKQFCKNTADNKVVCSCTEGYRLAENQKSCEPAVPFPCGRVSVSQTSKFTRAETVFPDVEYVNSTEAETILDNITQSTQSFNDFTRVVGGEDAKPGQFPWQVVLNGKVDAFCGGSIVNEKWVVTAAHCVEMGAKITVVAGEHNIEETEHTEQKRNVIRIIPHHNYNATINKYNHDIALLELDEPLVLNSYVTPICIADKEYTNIFLKFGSGYVSGWGRVFNKGRSASILQYLRVPLVDRATCLRSTKFTIYNNMFCAGFHEGGRDSCQGDSGGPHVTEVEGTSFLTGIISWGEECAMKGKYGIYTKVSRYVNWIKEKTKLT; this is encoded by the exons tttttcttgATCATGAAAATGCCAACAAAATTCTGAATCGGCCAAAGAGGTATAATTCAGGTAAATTGGAAGAGTTTGTTCGAGGGAACCTTGAGAGAGAATGTATGGAAGAAAAGTGTAATTTTGAAGAAGCACGAGAAGTTtttgaaaacactgaaaaaaca aCTGAATTTTGGAAGCAGTATGTTG ATGGAGATCAGTGTGAGTCCAATCCATGTTTAAATGGTGGCAGTTGCAAGGATGGCATTAATTCCTATGAATGTTGGTGTCCATTTGGATTTGAAGGAAAGAACTGTGAATTAG ATGTAACATGTAACATTAAGAATGGCAGATGCAAGCAGTTTTGTAAAAATACTGCTGATAACAAGGTGGTTTGCTCCTGTACCGAGGGATATCGACTTGCAGAAAACCAGAAGTCCTGTGAACCAGCAG tGCCATTTCCATGTGGAAGAGTTTCTGTTTCACAAACTTCTAAGTTCACCCGTGCTGAGACTGTTTTTCCTGATGTGGAATATGTAAATTCTACTGAAGCTGAAACCATTTTGGATAACATCACTCAAAGCACCCAATCATTTAATGACTTCACTCGGGTTGTTGGTGGAGAAGATGCCAAACCAGGTCAATTCCCTTGGCAG GTCGTTTTGAATGGTAAAGTTGATGCATTCTGTGGAGGCTCTATCGTTAATGAAAAATGGGTTGTAACTGCTGCCCACTGTGTTGAAATGGGTGCTAAAATTACAGTTGTCGCAg gtGAACATAACATTGAGGAGACAGAACATACAGAGCAAAAGCGAAATGTGATTCGAATTATTCCTCATCACAACTACAATGCAACTATTAATAAGTACAACCATGACATTGCTCTTCTGGAACTGGATGAACCCTTAGTGCTAAACAGCTATGTTACACCTATTTGCATTGCTGACAAGGAATACACGAACATCTTCCTCAAATTTGGATCTGGCTATGTGAGTGGCTGGGGAAGAGTCTTCAACAAAGGAAGATCAGCTTCAATTCTTCAGTACCTTAGAGTTCCACTTGTTGACCGAGCCACATGTCTTCGATCTACAAAGTTCACCATCTATAACAACATGTTCTGTGCTGGCTTCCATGAAGGAGGTAGAGATTCATGTCAAGGAGATAGCGGGGGACCCCATGTTACTGAAGTGGAAGGGACCAGTTTCTTAACTGGAATTATTAGCTGGGGTGAAGAGTGTGCAATGAAAGGCAAATATGGAATATATACCAAGGTATCCCGGTATGTCAACTGgattaaggaaaaaacaaagctcACTTAA